The Marivivens sp. LCG002 genome contains a region encoding:
- a CDS encoding FAD-dependent oxidoreductase codes for MSKRPNGNLWQASCAERIETAPLMTDRHVDLAIVGGGFTGCSAALFAAERGASVCLLEGATIGFGGSGRNVGLANAGLWLPPEDIIAALGHEAGNHLLGALAAAPDRVFGTIEKYAIACEPVRKGTLHLAHSAKGLADLQTRHRQGIARGYPLALLSQEETAARTGASGFHGALFDPRAGTIQPLAYCIGLARAAQSLGAEIFEQTPVFSYRHDGANWRIETKEATVYAKALLLATNAYHDWMGDESKPPLAHVHYSQYATAPLSAAQRETVLSGGEGCWDTATVMSSFRLDAAGRLIFGGMCDRESAVGGVHDVWAQKSLARLFPDLGPVSFDHAWQGRITMSKDYIPKILELGPKGLCCIGYSGRGIGPGTVFGAECARALLGNDQSGLPLASIAGYEDRFASAKSLYYETGATLAHAIAPSPLSR; via the coding sequence ATGTCCAAGCGCCCGAACGGAAATCTTTGGCAGGCAAGCTGCGCAGAGCGGATCGAGACCGCTCCCTTGATGACGGATCGCCATGTCGATCTTGCCATCGTCGGTGGCGGGTTTACGGGCTGTTCTGCGGCGCTCTTTGCCGCCGAGCGCGGGGCCTCGGTCTGTCTCCTAGAGGGTGCCACGATCGGCTTTGGCGGATCGGGGCGCAACGTGGGGCTTGCCAATGCGGGGCTGTGGCTCCCGCCCGAGGATATCATCGCGGCTTTGGGGCACGAGGCAGGCAACCATCTGCTCGGTGCACTTGCCGCCGCGCCGGATCGGGTCTTCGGCACCATCGAAAAATACGCAATTGCCTGCGAGCCCGTGCGCAAGGGCACGCTTCACCTCGCCCATAGCGCCAAAGGGCTTGCCGATCTCCAGACCCGACATCGCCAAGGGATCGCGCGGGGCTATCCCCTCGCTCTCTTGTCGCAAGAGGAAACCGCTGCCCGCACGGGGGCTTCGGGGTTTCACGGCGCTTTGTTCGATCCGAGGGCAGGCACGATCCAGCCGCTTGCCTATTGCATCGGATTGGCCCGCGCCGCCCAAAGCCTCGGAGCCGAGATTTTCGAACAGACGCCCGTGTTCTCCTATCGCCACGACGGTGCAAATTGGCGGATCGAAACCAAGGAGGCCACGGTCTATGCCAAGGCGCTCCTACTGGCGACGAATGCCTATCACGATTGGATGGGGGACGAGAGCAAACCGCCTCTGGCCCATGTGCATTACTCGCAATATGCCACAGCGCCCCTGAGCGCGGCGCAGCGCGAGACCGTCCTTTCGGGCGGCGAAGGATGCTGGGACACTGCAACCGTGATGAGTTCATTCCGCTTGGATGCCGCAGGGCGGCTGATTTTCGGCGGTATGTGCGACCGCGAAAGCGCTGTCGGCGGTGTGCATGACGTTTGGGCACAAAAGAGCCTTGCGCGGCTCTTCCCCGATCTGGGTCCGGTGTCGTTCGACCATGCGTGGCAGGGCCGGATCACCATGAGCAAGGACTATATCCCGAAAATTCTGGAGCTTGGCCCCAAGGGGCTTTGCTGCATCGGTTACTCGGGACGCGGGATCGGTCCCGGAACCGTCTTTGGGGCCGAATGCGCAAGGGCGCTTCTCGGCAATGACCAATCGGGGCTGCCGCTTGCCTCGATCGCGGGTTACGAGGACCGCTTTGCGAGCGCCAAGAGCCTCTACTATGAAACAGGCGCAACACTCGCCCATGCGATCGCGCCTTCCCCCCTCTCGAGGTGA
- a CDS encoding iron-sulfur cluster assembly accessory protein, whose translation MTIPPTVTERAFTRLTEIGAASEGKALRIAVEGGGCSGFQYEIALDEPKDDDLVLEGHGEKVVIDSVSLPFLAGATIDFTEELIGARFAIDNPNASSSCGCGTSFSM comes from the coding sequence CTGACGATTCCCCCGACAGTTACCGAACGCGCTTTTACCCGCCTGACCGAAATCGGCGCGGCCTCCGAAGGCAAGGCGCTTCGCATCGCGGTCGAAGGTGGAGGATGCTCGGGGTTCCAATACGAGATCGCGCTTGATGAGCCCAAGGATGACGATCTTGTGCTTGAGGGACATGGCGAAAAGGTCGTGATCGACAGCGTTTCGCTTCCGTTTCTCGCTGGAGCGACCATCGACTTTACCGAAGAGCTGATCGGCGCGCGGTTTGCCATCGACAATCCCAACGCAAGCTCGTCTTGCGGATGCGGAACATCCTTCTCGATGTAA